The Anabaena sp. PCC 7108 region TATATCACCCCGATATTAACAGTTCCGTCAAAGCTAAAACTGCCATGCAAGTAGTTAATCAAGCCTATCAAAAGTTCCAGCAGCAACTAAACACACACAATTAATTAACTCATGAAAATTTGGGGATTTTGCTACTATAGGCTCTATTTCTGAACGCCTAGTAGTGTACAATATATATCCCTTCATCAGTATTAATCCCCCAAGTTTTCTAACTGTTTATATTGCATATTCGTAAAAAACGTTATAAATTGTTAGTTTGTAGGGGAATAATATATTTTTTCATCTCCATAGCCAATTCCTGATTAAGCATATATACTATACCTAGGATATTATACACACAAGGTTGTGTATTTTTAGTAATTGAAAAAGCTGCTGAATATTACGCAATCATGCCTTTATATTGCCTAAGTTTTAGTATTTTGACTGCATTGATATTTGCTATTTCAAAGTTATGATGAAAATGGCATAAAGAATATTTAAAGGTGTATCTACTGCCAACAAATCTACTATCTAAATGGAGTTAGTCTGGTAATGCAACTAAACGAATTAGAGACAATTAACAATATAGAAAATGAAGCATGGCAAGTATTAGAGAATTCAATTCTCTACTATAAAGGTCGCCCTATTGGCACTTTAGCCGCATATGATCCATCGGTAGAAGCATTGAATTATGACCAATGTTTTGTGAGAGATTTTGTATCTTCTGCACTAATTTTTCTCATTAAAGGGAGAACAGAAATTGTTAAAAATTTTCTAGAAGAAACATTAAAGTTACAGCCAAAAGAAAGAGCTTTAGATGCCTATAAACCTGGTAGAGGTTTAATCCCAGCCAGCTTTAAAGTTGTATCTATCAATGGAGAAGAACATTTAGAAGCTGATTTTGGTGAACACGCAATCGCTAGAGTCACACCAGTAGATTCTTGTTTGTGGTGGCTGATTTTATTACGTGCTTATGTCATTGCTACTAATGATTATTCTCTAGCTTATCAACCTGAATTCCAAACAGGTATCAGATTAATTATGGAAATCTGTTTGGCTAATCGCTTTGATATGTATCCAACGCTATTAGTTCCTGATGGAGCTTGTATGATTGATAGACGGATGGGTATATATGGCCATCCTCTAGAAATTCAAGTTCTGTTTTTTGCTGCCTTGCGTGTAGCGCGGGAACTACTAATTTGTCAAGGTAATCAAGATATTGTGGAAGCAATTAATAATCGCTTGCCTTTGCTATGTGGTCATATCCGTAAACATTATTGGATAGATATTTCTCGA contains the following coding sequences:
- a CDS encoding glycoside hydrolase 100 family protein, translating into MQLNELETINNIENEAWQVLENSILYYKGRPIGTLAAYDPSVEALNYDQCFVRDFVSSALIFLIKGRTEIVKNFLEETLKLQPKERALDAYKPGRGLIPASFKVVSINGEEHLEADFGEHAIARVTPVDSCLWWLILLRAYVIATNDYSLAYQPEFQTGIRLIMEICLANRFDMYPTLLVPDGACMIDRRMGIYGHPLEIQVLFFAALRVARELLICQGNQDIVEAINNRLPLLCGHIRKHYWIDISRLNAIYRFKSEEYGKAAVNLFNIYVDSLPYYELDKWLPKKGGYLAGNVGPSQLDTRFFSLGNLMAIISDLSTESQSEAIMNLIEERWEDLVGDMPMKICFPALENEEYRVVTGCDPKNIPWSYHNAGSWPVLMWMLAAAAVKTKKPQLAEKAFEIAKARIYEDEWPEYYDGKKGRLIGKQARKYQTWTIAGYLLAKELMDHPEFLPLVSFDKLPPETISRACEFEVGSLDPYMSL